The following coding sequences are from one Phalacrocorax carbo chromosome 13, bPhaCar2.1, whole genome shotgun sequence window:
- the HNRNPH3 gene encoding heterogeneous nuclear ribonucleoprotein H3 isoform X1, protein MDWSGKHNGPNDTTNDGTVVRLRGLPFGCSKEEIVQFFQGLEIVPNGITLTLDYQGRSTGEAFVQFASKEIAENALGKHKERIGHRYIEIFKSSKSEIRGFCDMPRRMMGQQRPGPYDRPLGGRGGYYGAGRGSMYDRMRRGGGGYDGGYGGFDDYGGYNNYGYGNDGYDDRMRDGRGMGGHGYGGAGDAGSGFHGGGHFVHMRGLPFRATENDIANFFSPLNPIRVHIDIGADGRATGEADVEFVTHEDAVAAMSKDKNHMQHRYIELFLNSTAGGGSGMGGYGRDGMDQGYGSVGRMGMGSNYSGGYGTPDGLGGYSRGSGNSGGYYGQGSMGGGGWRGMY, encoded by the exons atggaCTGGAGTGGAAAGCACAATGGGCCCAATGACACAACTAATGATGGAACAGTGGTACGACTTCGAGGCCTGCCATTTGGTTGCAGCAAAGAAGAGATTGTTCAGTTTTTCCAAG GGTTGGAAATCGTGCCAAATGGGATAACATTGACGCTGGACTACCAGGGGAGAAGCACAGGGGAGGCCTTCGTGCAGTTTGCTTCAAAGGAGATAGCAGAAAATGCTCTGGGGAAACACAAGGAAAGAATAGGGCACAG ATATATTGAAATCTTCAAAAGTAGTAAGAGCGAAATCAGAGGATTCTGTGATATGCCAAGAAGAATGATGGGACAACAACGACCTGGACCATATGATAGACCATTAGGAGGAAGAGGGGGTTATTATGGAGCTGGGCGTGGAAGTATGTATGACAGAATGCGTCGAGGAGGTGGTGGATATGACGGTG GATATGGTGGCTTTGATGATTATGGTGGCTATAATAACTATGGCTATGGAAATGATGGCTATGATGACAGAATGAGAGATGGGAGAG GCATGGGAGGACATGGCTATGGCGGAGCTGGAGATGCGGGGTCGGGTTTCCATGGTGGTGGTCATTTTGTTCACATGAGAGGCCTGCCTTTTCGAGCAACAGAAAATGATATTGCTAAT TTTTTCTCACCATTGAATCCTATAAGAGTTCACATTGATATTGGGGCAGATGGAAGAGCCACGGGAGAGGCAGATGTGGAGTTCGTAACACATGAGGATGCAGTAGCTGCCATGTCTAAGGATAAAAATCACATGC AGCATCGATATATTGAACTATTCCTGAATTCAACTGCTGGAGGTGGCTCTGGAATGGGAGGCTACGGCAGAGACGGAATGG ATCAGGGTTACGGCTCCGTTGGTAGAATGGGAATGGGTAGCAATTACAGTGGTGGATATGGAACTCCTGATGGCTTGGGCGGATATA GTCGTGGCAGTGGAAATAGTGGAGGATACTATGGGCAAGGCAGCATGGGTGGAGGAGGATGGCGTGGAATGTATTGA
- the HNRNPH3 gene encoding heterogeneous nuclear ribonucleoprotein H3 isoform X4: MDWSGKHNGPNDTTNDGTVVRLRGLPFGCSKEEIVQFFQGLEIVPNGITLTLDYQGRSTGEAFVQFASKEIAENALGKHKERIGHRYIEIFKSSKSEIRGFCDMPRRMMGQQRPGPYDRPLGGRGGYYGAGRGSMYDRMRRGGGGYDGGYGGFDDYGGYNNYGYGNDGYDDRMRDGRGMGGHGYGGAGDAGSGFHGGGHFVHMRGLPFRATENDIANFFSPLNPIRVHIDIGADGRATGEADVEFVTHEDAVAAMSKDKNHMQHRYIELFLNSTAGGGSGMGGYGRDGMGTHYSRCCCDFARSWQWK, from the exons atggaCTGGAGTGGAAAGCACAATGGGCCCAATGACACAACTAATGATGGAACAGTGGTACGACTTCGAGGCCTGCCATTTGGTTGCAGCAAAGAAGAGATTGTTCAGTTTTTCCAAG GGTTGGAAATCGTGCCAAATGGGATAACATTGACGCTGGACTACCAGGGGAGAAGCACAGGGGAGGCCTTCGTGCAGTTTGCTTCAAAGGAGATAGCAGAAAATGCTCTGGGGAAACACAAGGAAAGAATAGGGCACAG ATATATTGAAATCTTCAAAAGTAGTAAGAGCGAAATCAGAGGATTCTGTGATATGCCAAGAAGAATGATGGGACAACAACGACCTGGACCATATGATAGACCATTAGGAGGAAGAGGGGGTTATTATGGAGCTGGGCGTGGAAGTATGTATGACAGAATGCGTCGAGGAGGTGGTGGATATGACGGTG GATATGGTGGCTTTGATGATTATGGTGGCTATAATAACTATGGCTATGGAAATGATGGCTATGATGACAGAATGAGAGATGGGAGAG GCATGGGAGGACATGGCTATGGCGGAGCTGGAGATGCGGGGTCGGGTTTCCATGGTGGTGGTCATTTTGTTCACATGAGAGGCCTGCCTTTTCGAGCAACAGAAAATGATATTGCTAAT TTTTTCTCACCATTGAATCCTATAAGAGTTCACATTGATATTGGGGCAGATGGAAGAGCCACGGGAGAGGCAGATGTGGAGTTCGTAACACATGAGGATGCAGTAGCTGCCATGTCTAAGGATAAAAATCACATGC AGCATCGATATATTGAACTATTCCTGAATTCAACTGCTGGAGGTGGCTCTGGAATGGGAGGCTACGGCAGAGACGGAATGGGTACGCACTATTCCAGATGTTGCTGCGATTTTGCCAG GTCGTGGCAGTGGAAATAG
- the HNRNPH3 gene encoding heterogeneous nuclear ribonucleoprotein H3 isoform X3: MDWSGKHNGPNDTTNDGTVVRLRGLPFGCSKEEIVQFFQGLEIVPNGITLTLDYQGRSTGEAFVQFASKEIAENALGKHKERIGHRYIEIFKSSKSEIRGFCDMPRRMMGQQRPGPYDRPLGGRGGYYGAGRGSMYDRMRRGGGGYDGGYGGFDDYGGYNNYGYGNDGYDDRMRDGRGMGGHGYGGAGDAGSGFHGGGHFVHMRGLPFRATENDIANFFSPLNPIRVHIDIGADGRATGEADVEFVTHEDAVAAMSKDKNHMQHRYIELFLNSTAGGGSGMGGYGRDGMDQGYGSVGRMGMGSNYSGGYGTPDGLGGYSMYA; the protein is encoded by the exons atggaCTGGAGTGGAAAGCACAATGGGCCCAATGACACAACTAATGATGGAACAGTGGTACGACTTCGAGGCCTGCCATTTGGTTGCAGCAAAGAAGAGATTGTTCAGTTTTTCCAAG GGTTGGAAATCGTGCCAAATGGGATAACATTGACGCTGGACTACCAGGGGAGAAGCACAGGGGAGGCCTTCGTGCAGTTTGCTTCAAAGGAGATAGCAGAAAATGCTCTGGGGAAACACAAGGAAAGAATAGGGCACAG ATATATTGAAATCTTCAAAAGTAGTAAGAGCGAAATCAGAGGATTCTGTGATATGCCAAGAAGAATGATGGGACAACAACGACCTGGACCATATGATAGACCATTAGGAGGAAGAGGGGGTTATTATGGAGCTGGGCGTGGAAGTATGTATGACAGAATGCGTCGAGGAGGTGGTGGATATGACGGTG GATATGGTGGCTTTGATGATTATGGTGGCTATAATAACTATGGCTATGGAAATGATGGCTATGATGACAGAATGAGAGATGGGAGAG GCATGGGAGGACATGGCTATGGCGGAGCTGGAGATGCGGGGTCGGGTTTCCATGGTGGTGGTCATTTTGTTCACATGAGAGGCCTGCCTTTTCGAGCAACAGAAAATGATATTGCTAAT TTTTTCTCACCATTGAATCCTATAAGAGTTCACATTGATATTGGGGCAGATGGAAGAGCCACGGGAGAGGCAGATGTGGAGTTCGTAACACATGAGGATGCAGTAGCTGCCATGTCTAAGGATAAAAATCACATGC AGCATCGATATATTGAACTATTCCTGAATTCAACTGCTGGAGGTGGCTCTGGAATGGGAGGCTACGGCAGAGACGGAATGG ATCAGGGTTACGGCTCCGTTGGTAGAATGGGAATGGGTAGCAATTACAGTGGTGGATATGGAACTCCTGATGGCTTGGGCGGATATA gtATGTATGCGTGA
- the HNRNPH3 gene encoding heterogeneous nuclear ribonucleoprotein H3 isoform X2 has translation MDWSGKHNGPNDTTNDGTVVRLRGLPFGCSKEEIVQFFQGLEIVPNGITLTLDYQGRSTGEAFVQFASKEIAENALGKHKERIGHRYIEIFKSSKSEIRGFCDMPRRMMGQQRPGPYDRPLGGRGGYYGAGRGRYGGFDDYGGYNNYGYGNDGYDDRMRDGRGMGGHGYGGAGDAGSGFHGGGHFVHMRGLPFRATENDIANFFSPLNPIRVHIDIGADGRATGEADVEFVTHEDAVAAMSKDKNHMQHRYIELFLNSTAGGGSGMGGYGRDGMDQGYGSVGRMGMGSNYSGGYGTPDGLGGYSRGSGNSGGYYGQGSMGGGGWRGMY, from the exons atggaCTGGAGTGGAAAGCACAATGGGCCCAATGACACAACTAATGATGGAACAGTGGTACGACTTCGAGGCCTGCCATTTGGTTGCAGCAAAGAAGAGATTGTTCAGTTTTTCCAAG GGTTGGAAATCGTGCCAAATGGGATAACATTGACGCTGGACTACCAGGGGAGAAGCACAGGGGAGGCCTTCGTGCAGTTTGCTTCAAAGGAGATAGCAGAAAATGCTCTGGGGAAACACAAGGAAAGAATAGGGCACAG ATATATTGAAATCTTCAAAAGTAGTAAGAGCGAAATCAGAGGATTCTGTGATATGCCAAGAAGAATGATGGGACAACAACGACCTGGACCATATGATAGACCATTAGGAGGAAGAGGGGGTTATTATGGAGCTGGGCGTGGAA GATATGGTGGCTTTGATGATTATGGTGGCTATAATAACTATGGCTATGGAAATGATGGCTATGATGACAGAATGAGAGATGGGAGAG GCATGGGAGGACATGGCTATGGCGGAGCTGGAGATGCGGGGTCGGGTTTCCATGGTGGTGGTCATTTTGTTCACATGAGAGGCCTGCCTTTTCGAGCAACAGAAAATGATATTGCTAAT TTTTTCTCACCATTGAATCCTATAAGAGTTCACATTGATATTGGGGCAGATGGAAGAGCCACGGGAGAGGCAGATGTGGAGTTCGTAACACATGAGGATGCAGTAGCTGCCATGTCTAAGGATAAAAATCACATGC AGCATCGATATATTGAACTATTCCTGAATTCAACTGCTGGAGGTGGCTCTGGAATGGGAGGCTACGGCAGAGACGGAATGG ATCAGGGTTACGGCTCCGTTGGTAGAATGGGAATGGGTAGCAATTACAGTGGTGGATATGGAACTCCTGATGGCTTGGGCGGATATA GTCGTGGCAGTGGAAATAGTGGAGGATACTATGGGCAAGGCAGCATGGGTGGAGGAGGATGGCGTGGAATGTATTGA